Proteins from a single region of Pyrus communis chromosome 6, drPyrComm1.1, whole genome shotgun sequence:
- the LOC137736600 gene encoding uncharacterized protein, protein MMWMMRLSIQSLLDLAVAGVSTMVGLGIFAFIASILCSAAFFHTAKDVSS, encoded by the coding sequence ATGATGTGGATGATGCGATTGAGCATCCAGAGCTTACTGGATTTGGCGGTGGCCGGAGTTTCAACGATGGTTGGTTTGGGGATCTTTGCGTTTATTGCTTCTATTCTTTGCTCTGCCGCTTTCTTCCACACCGCCAAGGACGTTTCTTCTTGA
- the LOC137737210 gene encoding uncharacterized protein isoform X2, with product MSRCFPFPPPGYEKKARTDDVDLLKKEKHREKKHKKEKKDKEKRQSKEKSDGKHREKKDKKEKKRDKWKDKEKDRDLVKDKISTSDEKRVPGKNEGHGEERYIQKEYKGNCIDKRITGKIGGYPAEKLGQYHHLAEQNQNSVSVELGTRSKHEARASGNHLVENITELDGNKDDGMVRLLTKGTDILAKVKEKNKDRRVDDRRRDGQGVRGAAQVSGNTMVQNLLGVVEPKVGLSRPLAINVDRKIVGKEKTKEKEGGDKLKDKHREKKKQGIDKDKDKEKKNEVKAKEKIESKNGEPYKEKKNEEKAKQKNETKNAEPDKLRKRDKEDHIDSHSVITSQLPEDSNETAGADGNLKKRKDIQTNGVVHANDIRPSKLSRPSSSSHQLPVNGRTLGPCQNSIPYVSDRLGTANDIKVDIKDRKINGSGEAPLLAVSTTKPTSTATQAVPIAEACMKPPHPDSRYLSHVYLVPKLDEMPDHDDQDWLFGCSDAQLKKPKVESSKVEETPKAWSEVLRIESADVHALPYVIPY from the exons ATGTCGCGCTGCTTTCCATTTCCTCCACCCGGATATGAAAAAAAGGCTAGGACAGATGATGTGGACTTGCTGAAAAAG GAGAAGCACAGAGAAAAGAAGCataagaaggaaaagaaggacAAAGAGAAGAGACAGAGTAAAGAAAAAAGTGATGGAAAGCATCGGGAAAAGAAAgacaagaaggaaaaaaagagagacaaaTGGAAGGATAAGGAGAAAGACAGGGACCTGGTTAAAGACAAAATTAGTACCTCAGATGAGAAGAGAGTTCCAGGAAAAAACGAGGGTCATGGTGAAGAGAGATACATTCAGAAAGAGTACAAAGGCAACTGTATTGACAAGAGAATTACGGGGAAAATTGGAGGTTATCCGGCAGAGAAACTCGGTCAGTACCATCATCTGGCTGAGCAAAACCAGAATTCTGTATCAGTGGAGTTGGGTACGAGGAGTAAACATGAGGCCAGGGCAAGTGGTAACCATCTGGTTGAGAATATTACTGAATTAGACGGAAACAAGGATGATGGGATGGTCAGATTGCTGACCAAGGGTACTGACATTTTGGCCAAAGTTAAGGAAAAGAACAAGGACAGGAGAGTTGATGACAGAAGGAGAGATGGGCAAGGAGTCAGGGGGGCAGCACAGGTTAGTGGGAACACGATGGTTCAGAACCTTCTTGGTGTGGTTGAACCTAAAGTTGGACTTTCCAGACCATTGGCGATCAATGTGGATAGAAAGATTGTTGGAAAAGAAAAGACCAAAGAGAAGGAAGGTGGTGACAAACTCAAGGACAAAcatagagagaagaaaaaacaagggatagacaaggacaaagataaagagaagaaaaatgaagtgaAAGCAAAGGAGAAAATTGAATCTAAGAATGGAGAGCCatataaagagaagaaaaatgaa gagaaaGCAAAGCAGAAAAATGAAACTAAGAATGCAGAGCCAGATAAATTAAGAAAGAGGGATAAAGAGGATCACATAGATTCCCATAGTGTTATAACCTCCCAGCTTCCAGAGGACAGCAACGAAACTGCTGGTGCTGATGGAAATCTTAAGAAACGAAAGGACATACAGACGAATGGAGTTGTGCATG CCAACGATATTAGGCCCAGTAAACTGTCGAGACCCTCTTCATCCTCTCATCAATTGCCGGTAAATGGAAGAACACTAGGACCTTGCCAAAATTCCATCCCATATGTGTCAGATAGGCTGGGTACAGCAAATGACATTAAGGTGGACATTAAGGACCGCAAGATAAATGGTAGTGGTGAAGCTCCGTTATTGGCTGTCTCCACTACCAAGCCAACATCTACAGCTACACAGGCTGTTCCTATTGCTGAAGCATGCATGAAACCACCCCATCCGGATTCCAGATATCTAAGCCATGTGTATTTGGTTCCGAAATTGGATGAAATGCCTGATCATGACGATCAAGATTGGTTGTTTGGGTGCAGTGATGCCCAATTAAAGAAACCCAAGGTGGAATCTTCAAAGGTTGAGGAGACACCTAAGGCATGGTCAGAGGTCCTGCGGATAGAATCAGCTGATGTACATGCTCTGCCGTATGTCATTCCATATTGA
- the LOC137737210 gene encoding uncharacterized protein isoform X1 — protein MSRCFPFPPPGYEKKARTDDVDLLKKEKHREKKHKKEKKDKEKRQSKEKSDGKHREKKDKKEKKRDKWKDKEKDRDLVKDKISTSDEKRVPGKNEGHGEERYIQKEYKGNCIDKRITGKIGGYPAEKLGQYHHLAEQNQNSVSVELGTRSKHEARASGNHLVENITELDGNKDDGMVRLLTKGTDILAKVKEKNKDRRVDDRRRDGQGVRGAAQVSGNTMVQNLLGVVEPKVGLSRPLAINVDRKIVGKEKTKEKEGGDKLKDKHREKKKQGIDKDKDKEKKNEVKAKEKIESKNGEPYKEKKNEVKAKEKIESKNGEPYKEKKKEEKAKQKNETKNAEPDKLRKRDKEDHIDSHSVITSQLPEDSNETAGADGNLKKRKDIQTNGVVHANDIRPSKLSRPSSSSHQLPVNGRTLGPCQNSIPYVSDRLGTANDIKVDIKDRKINGSGEAPLLAVSTTKPTSTATQAVPIAEACMKPPHPDSRYLSHVYLVPKLDEMPDHDDQDWLFGCSDAQLKKPKVESSKVEETPKAWSEVLRIESADVHALPYVIPY, from the exons ATGTCGCGCTGCTTTCCATTTCCTCCACCCGGATATGAAAAAAAGGCTAGGACAGATGATGTGGACTTGCTGAAAAAG GAGAAGCACAGAGAAAAGAAGCataagaaggaaaagaaggacAAAGAGAAGAGACAGAGTAAAGAAAAAAGTGATGGAAAGCATCGGGAAAAGAAAgacaagaaggaaaaaaagagagacaaaTGGAAGGATAAGGAGAAAGACAGGGACCTGGTTAAAGACAAAATTAGTACCTCAGATGAGAAGAGAGTTCCAGGAAAAAACGAGGGTCATGGTGAAGAGAGATACATTCAGAAAGAGTACAAAGGCAACTGTATTGACAAGAGAATTACGGGGAAAATTGGAGGTTATCCGGCAGAGAAACTCGGTCAGTACCATCATCTGGCTGAGCAAAACCAGAATTCTGTATCAGTGGAGTTGGGTACGAGGAGTAAACATGAGGCCAGGGCAAGTGGTAACCATCTGGTTGAGAATATTACTGAATTAGACGGAAACAAGGATGATGGGATGGTCAGATTGCTGACCAAGGGTACTGACATTTTGGCCAAAGTTAAGGAAAAGAACAAGGACAGGAGAGTTGATGACAGAAGGAGAGATGGGCAAGGAGTCAGGGGGGCAGCACAGGTTAGTGGGAACACGATGGTTCAGAACCTTCTTGGTGTGGTTGAACCTAAAGTTGGACTTTCCAGACCATTGGCGATCAATGTGGATAGAAAGATTGTTGGAAAAGAAAAGACCAAAGAGAAGGAAGGTGGTGACAAACTCAAGGACAAAcatagagagaagaaaaaacaagggatagacaaggacaaagataaagagaagaaaaatgaagtgaAAGCAAAGGAGAAAATTGAATCTAAGAATGGAGAGCCatataaagagaagaaaaatgaagtgaAAGCAAAGGAGAAAATTGAATCTAAGAATGGAGAGCCatataaagagaagaaaaaggaggagaaaGCAAAGCAGAAAAATGAAACTAAGAATGCAGAGCCAGATAAATTAAGAAAGAGGGATAAAGAGGATCACATAGATTCCCATAGTGTTATAACCTCCCAGCTTCCAGAGGACAGCAACGAAACTGCTGGTGCTGATGGAAATCTTAAGAAACGAAAGGACATACAGACGAATGGAGTTGTGCATG CCAACGATATTAGGCCCAGTAAACTGTCGAGACCCTCTTCATCCTCTCATCAATTGCCGGTAAATGGAAGAACACTAGGACCTTGCCAAAATTCCATCCCATATGTGTCAGATAGGCTGGGTACAGCAAATGACATTAAGGTGGACATTAAGGACCGCAAGATAAATGGTAGTGGTGAAGCTCCGTTATTGGCTGTCTCCACTACCAAGCCAACATCTACAGCTACACAGGCTGTTCCTATTGCTGAAGCATGCATGAAACCACCCCATCCGGATTCCAGATATCTAAGCCATGTGTATTTGGTTCCGAAATTGGATGAAATGCCTGATCATGACGATCAAGATTGGTTGTTTGGGTGCAGTGATGCCCAATTAAAGAAACCCAAGGTGGAATCTTCAAAGGTTGAGGAGACACCTAAGGCATGGTCAGAGGTCCTGCGGATAGAATCAGCTGATGTACATGCTCTGCCGTATGTCATTCCATATTGA